The following coding sequences lie in one Sinorhizobium fredii USDA 257 genomic window:
- a CDS encoding response regulator, with protein MSRILVVDDEPHIRDVICFAIERAGMTTVVARNGAEAMMAFRRGNIDLAILDIGMPEIDGLEVCRRIRAESALPILFLSARDDEIDRVVGFEIGGDDYVTKPFSPRELVARVKAILKRASGIAIGQQPCLTQGPIRLDRDSRSVTSDGMEVGLTAVEFAILATILARPNTVFTREQLMGAAYGAGIHVADRTIDSHVRNIRAKFADAGCTSVIATVHGVGFKLAPALGT; from the coding sequence GTGTCACGCATCCTGGTCGTCGACGACGAACCGCACATTCGCGATGTGATTTGCTTCGCCATCGAACGAGCCGGCATGACCACGGTGGTCGCAAGAAACGGGGCGGAAGCAATGATGGCATTCCGGCGCGGCAACATAGATCTTGCCATACTCGACATCGGAATGCCGGAAATAGACGGCCTAGAAGTCTGCCGCCGCATCCGCGCGGAATCGGCACTGCCTATCCTGTTTCTCTCCGCCCGCGACGACGAGATCGACAGGGTCGTTGGATTCGAGATCGGCGGCGACGACTACGTTACCAAGCCCTTCAGTCCGCGCGAGCTGGTGGCCCGCGTCAAAGCCATCCTGAAGAGAGCGAGCGGCATCGCGATTGGGCAGCAACCGTGTCTAACGCAAGGGCCAATCCGGCTCGATCGAGATAGCCGTTCGGTGACCAGCGACGGCATGGAAGTTGGTCTGACTGCAGTCGAGTTCGCCATCCTCGCAACCATCCTCGCTCGTCCGAATACAGTGTTCACCAGGGAACAGCTGATGGGAGCCGCCTATGGCGCCGGCATCCACGTGGCCGATCGGACCATTGACAGCCATGTCCGCAATATCCGGGCCAAATTCGCAGATGCCGGATGCACCAGCGTCATTGCGACGGTGCATGGCGTGGGCTTCAAGCTTGCCCCGGCGCTTGGAACATGA